In one window of Zingiber officinale cultivar Zhangliang chromosome 11A, Zo_v1.1, whole genome shotgun sequence DNA:
- the LOC122030995 gene encoding FCS-Like Zinc finger 15-like produces MAGLSVILETKNSLPKYTNILCKTSLVKNSSSCSTSPFLENCYLCRKKLQQGKDIYMYRGDRAFCSEECRRRQIFMDEESVRRDQCSVSASSAAAGRGRPRRIAGKGEATLAGRSAC; encoded by the exons ATGGCCGGGTTAAGCGTTATATTGGAAACAAAAAATAGCCTGCCAAAATACACAAACATATTGTGCAAAACCTCCCTTGTGAAGAACTCCTCTTCCTGCAGCACCAGCCCTTTTCTGGAAAATTGCTACCTGTGTCGGAAGAAGCTGCAACAAGGCAAGGATATCTACATGTACAG AGGGGATCGAGCATTCTGCAGCGAGGAGTGCCGGCGCAGGCAGATATTTATGGATGAGGAGAGCGTGCGGAGGGACCAGTGCTCCGTCTCCGCTTCATCAGCTGCGGCGGGGCGTGGCCGGCCGAGGAGGATAGCCGGGAAAGGAGAGGCCACCTTGGCCGGTCGGTCTGCGTGCTAG